Proteins from one Rosa chinensis cultivar Old Blush chromosome 7, RchiOBHm-V2, whole genome shotgun sequence genomic window:
- the LOC112175487 gene encoding WD repeat-containing protein 3, with protein MVKSYLRYEQGAAFGVIVSGNSNIAYDSSGKHIFAPGLEKVGVWNVRQGICIKTLTPCADGYSPPVTSIAVSPSSSSSSLIATGYGDGSIRIWDSQSKICETTFYGHTGAVSVLRYNKIGDRLVSGGQDKDIILWDVERGEGIYRLRGHGNQVTDLVFLDCCKKLVSSSKDKFLKVWDLETPHCMQTISDHHSEIWSIDIDPEQRYLVSGSADLELRVYTIKHDLKACQSTSNGTEIADSGDPSPPNKWQVLKLFGEYQRKSKNRVATVRFNKSGNLLACQEAGKVVHIFNVLDEAESTRKANRRIRRIKKKKSAQGEAEVMKDDGAGEEGKGHEVMVSDVFQLFQTIRPGKKICSISFCPNPPKTSLATIALSLSDNLCVFYSLESEATKQTRAIDLHGHRSSVTSVALSSDNTVLMSTSHNAAKIWNPTNGYCLGTIDTGFTMCAFILPSCNNKFALVGTKGGTMEIIDVGSATVTEVVEAHGGSVQSIARIPNENGFVTGSSDGYVKFWEYGVKEDSKHLLVSNVRMKEMDTDVRVVSISPDAKYLLVALDTIVKVFYMDSLKLFVTLYGHKLPVLCLDVSSDGELIVTGSQDKNVKIWGLDFGDCHKSMFDHQSSVQQVQFVPNTHYFVSVGDDKQVNYWDADKFELLLTMKGHHEGVCCLAISNRGDFFVTGSHDRSIRRWDRTDEPFFLEEEREKRELEKMYESDFKDEYENNFALKEKIPAEGAVAFAGKKTKETISLTDSIVAKLEIAWEESKRRANYEAEKVSGNLVAEFQPNPFMLGLSPPDYFLHELLKVKTSDLESMLLGIPFSDALKILSFCKDVGLRPDEVEFITRVVTLLLQINCNQLISTPAVKPILTGLKEVLYPNLKAKKDIIGYNHAAMTHIKQLHDSRSNAPLPDAISKRGVGASWYGKTEEGKCKKVRTCEPTPYL; from the exons ATGGTGAAGTCGTACTTGCGATACGAGCAGGGTGCCGCCTTCGGCGTGATAGTTTCTGGCAATTCAAACATCGCCTACGACAGTTCCGGGAAGCACATTTTTGCCCCGGGCCTGGAAAAGGTGGGCGTGTGGAACGTGCGACAAGGCATTTGCATCAAAACCTTAACTCCTTGTGCTGATGGATATTCGCCGCCAGTCACCTCCATCGCGGTctcgccttcttcttcttcttcttctctg ATAGCCACTGGGTATGGAGATGGGAGCATTAGAATTTGGGACTCTCAGAGTAAAATTTGTGAGACCACATTCTACGGTCATACGGGGGCCGTTAGTGTCTTACGGTACAACAAGATTGGAGATAGGCTGGTTTCTGGTGGCCAAGATAAGGACATTATATTGTGGGATGTGGAGAGGGGCGAGGGCATCTATCGCCTCCGCGGGCATGGGAATCAG GTCACTGATCTCGTCTTCTTGGACTGTTGTAAGAAACTCGTTAGTTCCTCAAAAGACAAATTTTTGAAGGTCTGGGATCTTGAAACCCCCCATTGCATGCAGACAATAAGTGACCACCATAGTGAAATTTGGTCCATAGATATCGATCCGGAACAAAGATATTTGGTCTCTGGCTCTGCTGACTTGGAACTTAGGGTTTACACAATTAAGCATGACCTTAAAGCTTGCCAATCCACTTCTAATGGAACAGAAATTGCAGACTCTGGAGATCCATCCCCTCCTAATAAATGGCAAGTTTTGAAGCTGTTTGGTGAATATCAGCGAAAAAGCAAGAACAGAGTTGCAACTGTGAGATTCAACAAGTCTGGAAATTTGCTGGCATGTCAAGAGGCAGGAAAGGTGGTACATATATTCAACGTACTGGATGAGGCTGAATCTACCCGTAAAGCAAACCGCAGGATTCGCcggatcaaaaagaaaaagtctGCCCAAGGGGAAGCCGAGGTGATGAAGGATGATGGAGCTGGAGAAGAGGGAAAGGGGCACGAGGTCATGGTCTCTGATGTTTTTCAACTTTTCCAAACTATCCGACCTGGCAAAAAGATATGTTCCATCTCTTTTTGTCCAAACCCTCCCAAGACTTCCCTAGCCACAATAGCTTTGTCTCTGAGCGATAATCTATGCGTGTTTTATTCTCTTGAGAGCgaagcaacaaaacaaacacgCGCTATAGACCTCCACGGCCACCGATCATCTGTCACAAGTGTAGCGCTTAGCTCAGACAACACAGTTTTGATGTCAACCAGTCATAATGCAGCAAAGATCTGGAATCCAACTAATGGTTACTGCCTTGGAACTATTGACACAGGATTCACCATGTGTGCTTTTATCCTTCCTTCTTGCAATAACAAGTTTGCACTTGTTGGAACCAAGGGTGGAACAATGGAAATTATTGACGTTGGGAGTGCAACTGTCACTGAAGTAGTAGAAGCACATGGTGGCTCTGTTCAGTCTATTGCAAGAATTCCcaatgaaaatggttttgtcacAGGAAGCTCAGATGGTTATGTTAAGTTCTGGGAATATGGAGTCAAAGAA GATTCTAAGCACCTGCTAGTGTCAAATGTAAGAATGAAGGAGATGGATACTGATGTTCGTGTGGTTTCTATCAGTCCTGATGCCAAATATCTTTTGGTGGCGTTGGATACCATAGTAAAG GTATTCTATATGGATTCACTCAAACTTTTCGTCACCTTATATGGTCACAAGCTGCCAGTGCTATGTCTCGATGTCTCATCCGATGGAGAGTTGATAGTGACTGGATCTCAAGACAAAAATGTGAAGATTTGGGGGCTAGATTTTGGTGACTGCCACAAATCAATGTTTGATCATCAGAGCAGCGTTCAGCAAGTACAATTTGTGCCAAATACCCATTACTTTGTTAGTGTTGGGGATGATAAGCAAGTAAACTACTGGGATGCTGATAAATTTGAGTTGCTTTTAACTATGAAGGGACACCATGAGGGTGTTTGTTGCCTCGCTATTAGTAACCGTGGTGATTTCTTTGTCACGGGATCTCATGATCGCTCAATTCGCCGCTGGGATCGTACTGATGAGCCATTTTTCCTTGAG GAAGAGAGGGAAAAACGGGAGTTGGAAAAGATGTACGAGTCTGACTTCAAGGATGAATATGAGAACAATTTTGCACTTAAGGAAAAGATCCCAGCAGAGGGAGCTGTGGCTTTTGCTGGGAAGAAAACTAAAGAAACAATTTCTTTGACCGACTCAATTGTTGCTAAACTAGAAATAGCATGGGAAGAATCAAAGCGACGAGCCAATTATGAG GCGGAAAAAGTCAGTGGAAACCTGGTTGCTGAGTTTCAACCAAATCCTTTTATGCTAGGGCTGTCTCCTCCTGATTATTTTCTGCATGAACTTTTGAAGGTTAAGACAAGCGATTTGGAGTCGATGCTATTG GGGATACCCTTCTCAGATGCCTTGAAGATTTTGTCTTTCTGCAAGGATGTTGGTCTACGTCCTGATGAG GTTGAATTCATTACCAGGGTGGTTACATTGCTGCTGCAGATAAATTGTAATCAATTGATTTCCACTCCAGCTGTAAAACCAATATTGACCGGTTTAAAAGAGGTTCTTTATCCCAACTTAAAG GCAAAGAAGGATATCATTGGTTACAACCATGCAGCAATGACTCATATCAAG CAATTGCATGATTCAAGATCAAATGCACCACTTCCTGATGCCATCTCCAAGCGTGGTGTAGGTGCAAGTTGGTATGGAAAGACGGAAGAAGGTAAATGCAAAAAAGTTCGAACATGTGAACCCACGccatatttataa